One window of the Salvia splendens isolate huo1 chromosome 1, SspV2, whole genome shotgun sequence genome contains the following:
- the LOC121805610 gene encoding uncharacterized protein LOC121805610 isoform X4, which translates to MVHFFPAAPLSNSVNEEDTCGKTQSSLISRNDKYEQFILENQKLSRVTVPLTKKRAYVSDSGGSVSHPLKKLREGNVVVANKKDGCDGSKIEILCGPEIPESLNNMEISLAQTTLDQSCSDHLWEENVQRKQRNGCTPHNASENIKSTSTILGKSAAQILPVEILQLGSGEKELDTAGNTKEGAQNEHAKRETELPIVIGLPCAEMRSSGKPESNTSRPSSNEAFISLNDQRHPVFDFTTGKITDGKQLGIGEINEKRKRVRQIRKFLLESTGIVVTGTAEHGGQSLGDINLNRLDDGSQELHDVVVIGMEASILNQEMMMPNQEITANGQSGPGKRKLRMPKRILGSEHEVADVKEPVRLEENCSFKRRQMQITTGGRIAVKVRDSVGVSGGKVMVVNPTLNLEKFIEPHLTLDVEKVIEPQPSNQFDNEPLSKWIDEMHMSSVIDGSVMVPYTENGNTQGGRVGHDEASEMQPQSEIKSSGLVDTGFPSESNITGNVLDEGTQKQSESGRQSMPSVEETSVVLFDLNSENLSEDEAQASVTVDKGPVIPYQPPQSCMENNVAVVLDEDIEKRPENEALATTPKVDIISMISSQHQHSVGETVREHNEKQPENRRTPDAASVDKVALVLSEPEKLPFEKNTILWKTIQSFQVFQRLPQKPHFQPLENFRESSREGLAIGYMVTFSSIVERASKLQLTDPVSIMDDIMDTLTDLEKQGFEVGPIQDCINELLAIKCKQEKLANDTETINGQITGHRDTKARLERDIEEINEHIMKLQRKRSQAESAKEREEEEIAFLQVRLRETKDSIKTVKNDFEGKVSSIL; encoded by the exons CTGCTCCTCTGAGCAATTCAGTGAATGAAGAGGACACCTGTGGCAAAACACAGTCATCATTGATATCAAGAAATGATAAATATGAGCAGTTTATTCTTGAGAATCAGAAATTGTCCCGTGTAACTGTACCTTTGACAAAAAAGAGAGCATATGTATCTGATTCAGGGGGTTCTGTTTCTCATCCTCTTAAAAAGCTCAGGGAAGGAAATGTAGTGGTAGCAAATAAAAAGGATGGGTGTGATggatcaaaaatagaaattttatgcGGTCCTGAAATCCCAGAATCTTTAAATAATATGGAAATATCTCTAGCGCAAACTACGTTGGATCAATCTTGCTCTGATCATCTATGGGAAGAAAATGTT CAAAGAAAGCAAAGGAATGGATGTACACCGCATAATGCCAGTGAAAACATTAAATCCACATCCACCATCTTGGGGAAGAGCGCTGCACAAATATTGCCAGTTGAAATCCTACAACTTGGTAGTGGAG AGAAGGAACTAGACACAGCTGGAAACACTAAAGAAGGTGCTCAAAACGAGCATGCAAAACGTGAAACTGAACTTCCTATAGTCATAGGTTTGCCATGTGCTGAAATGCGGAGCTCAGGAAAACCAGAGAGTAATACGAGTCGACCTTCCAGCAATGAGGCTTTTATTAGTTTGAATGATCAGAGACATCCAGTCTTTGATTTCACGACTGGGAAAATCACG GATGGAAAACAATTAGGAATTGGAGAAATCAATGAGAAGAGAAAGAGAGTGAGGCAAATAAGAAAATTTTTGCTTGAAAGCACAGGGATTGTGGTCACAG GAACTGCTGAACATGGAGGTCAGAGTTTAGGTGATATCAATTTGAACAGACTAGATGATGGTTCACAGGAACTTCATGATGTTGTGGTGATAGGGATGGAGGCATCAATATTGAATCAGGAGATGATGATGCCAAACCAGGAAATAACAGCTAATGGTCAGTCTGGTCCTGGGAAAAGAAAATTGAGAATGCCAAAACGAATACTGGGTAGTGAGCATGAGGTGGCTGATGTAAAAGAGCCAGTCAGGCTGGAAGAGAATTGTTCATTCAAGAGGAGACAGATGCAGATTACTACTGGTGGTAGAATTGCAGTCAAAGTTCGAG ATTCTGTTGGTGTTTCTGGAGGTAAAGTGATGGTGGTTAACCCCACATTGAATCTAGAGAAATTTATTGAACCTCACCTCACGTTGGATGTAGAGAAAGTTATTGAACCTCAACCCAGCAATCAGTTTGATAATGAACCACTTTCGAAATGGATTGACGAGATGCACATGTCATCTGTAATTGATGGCTCAG TAATGGTACCGTACACTGAGAATGGTAATACCCAAGGCGGCCGTGTCGGGCACGATGAAGCTAGTGAGATGCAGCCacaaagtgaaataaaatcttCTGGTTTGGTAGATACAGGCTTTCCTTCTGAGAGCAACATCACTGGTAATGTTCTTGATGAAGGCACTCAAAAGCAATCAGAAAGTGGAAGACAAAGCATGCCTTCTGTGGAAGAGACTTCTGTTGTTTTGTTCGATCTGAACAGTGAGAATCTGTCAGAAGATGAAGCACAAGCTTCTGTTACAGTTGATAAAGGCCCCGTGATACCTTATCAACCTCCTCAAAGTTGTATGGAAAACAATGTAGCTGTTGTGCTGGATGAGGATATAGAGAAGCGGCCAGAAAATGAAGCACTGGCAACTACTCCCAAGGTTGATATAATCTCAATGATATCAAGTCAACATCAACATTCTGTGGGGGAGACGGTTCGTGAGCATAATGAGAAGCAGCCAGAAAACAGAAGAACACCTGATGCTGCTTCAGTAGATAAGGTTGCCCTAGTGCTAAGCGAGCCAGAAAAGCTGCCTTTTGAGAAAAACACAATTCTTTGGAAGACTATTCAATCCTTTCAAGTTTTCCAGAGGCTGCCACAGAAGCCACATTTCCAGCCTTTGGAAAATTTCAGAGAAAGTTCACGAGAAGGCTTGGCTATAGGCTATATGGTCACGTTTTCCAGCATAGTCGAAAGAGCCTCCAAATTGCAGCTAACTGATCCTGTAAGCATCATGGATGATATAATGGACACACTCACAGATTTGGAAAAACAGGGGTTTGAAGTCGGGCCCATTCAGGATTGTATAAATGAGCTGCTTGCTATCAAGTGCAAGCAAGAGAAGCTTGCAAATGACACAGAAACTATAAATGGCCAGATCACAGGTCACAGAGACACAAAGGCTAGGCTTGAAAGAGACATTGAGGAGATCAACGAGCATATAATGAAGTTGCAGAGAAAGCGCTCACAAGCCGAGTCTGcaaaagaaagagaggaagaagagattgCTTTCCTGCAGGTTAGGCTGAGGGAAACGAAAGATAGCATCAAGACTGTAAAGAATGATTTTGAAGGTAAAGTTTCTTCTATTTTGTGA